In Anomaloglossus baeobatrachus isolate aAnoBae1 chromosome 3, aAnoBae1.hap1, whole genome shotgun sequence, one genomic interval encodes:
- the LOC142297353 gene encoding hatching enzyme 1.2-like yields MSQQSLNRKYKTMEGMKFALLLCLAGQVLPRPVYNPYIQNDSNSGQDRTVFEVIQAANRGIRALLKESDVALDANRNARKCTSCKWNKNANGMVPVPYVISPQYSASDVSLINEALSEFEVMTCVQFVNRNSEPDYLSIEPGTGCWSYIGKKSGKQTVSLASPSCIVYGVIQHEAMHNIGFYHEHTRLDRDDYIDILWQNMDEASYSNFDMADGNTFNLPYDYTSVMHYHRFAFSLRDSLSTIVPKPNPNVPIGQRSGMSNLDVMKINANYACNICRVKLVTASGSFSGDSSAANQGGGNCLWLIQVPSNKILLQFGLLNIASTDYVKVYDGLTKSSPVLLERICGSGPILPLLSSRRSMLVEFVSSAGSMLSKFTASYVTVATNYRI; encoded by the exons ATGTCTCAGCAGTCACTAAATAGAAAGTACAAGACCATGGAAGGGATGAAGTTTGCCTTGCTGCTGTGTTTGGCTGGCCAGGTTCTACCAAGACCG GTGTATAATCCTTATATTCAGA ATGACAGTAATTCTGGCCAGGACCGCACGGTATTTGAAGTCATCCAGGCTGCAAACAGAG GTATTCGCGCATTGCTGAAAGAAAGTGATGTAGCCTTGGATGCCAACCGTAATGCTAGAAAATGTACCTCATGCAAGTGGAATAAGAACGCCAATGGAATGGTCCCAGTACCGTATGTCATATCTCCTCAGTACT CGGCATCAGATGTATCTCTGATTAATGAAGCCTTGAGTGAGTTTGAGGTGATGACCTGTGTGCAGTTTGTGAACCGGAACTCGGAACCGGACTATCTCAGTATAGAGCCTGGAACAGG TTGCTGGTCTTACATTGGGAAAAAATCAGGCAAgcagacagtaagtctggccagtccGAGCTGTATCGTGTACGGCGTGATACAACATGAAGCTATGCACAATATTGGCTTCTACCATGAACATACCAGACTGGACAGGGATGACTACATTGACATTTTGTGGCAGAACATGGATGAAG CTAGCTATAGTAATTTTGACATGGCTGATGGAAACACCTTCAACCTCCCCTATGATTATACATCGGTGATGCATTATCACAG GTTTGCTTTTTCTCTAAGGGACTCTTTGTCTACTATAGTTCCAAAACCTAACCCTAATGTGCCCATCGGACAGAGATCGGGAATGAGTAATCTGGACGTGATGAAAATTAATGCCAACTATGCCTGCA ATATTTGCAGAGTAAAGTTGGTGACGGCCTCAGGATCTTTTTCCGGAGATAGTTCCGCGGCAAACCAAGGTGGTGGAAACTGCCTGTGGCTTATTCAAGTTCCAAGCAACAAG ATTTTATTGCAGTTTGGCTTACTTAATATCGCTTCTACTGACTATGTAAAAGTCTATGATGGTCTCACTAAATCATCACCTGTCCTGCTGGAGAGGATCTGCGGGTCTGGGCCCATCTTACCTCTGCTTTCATCAAGGCGTAGCATGCTTGTAGAGTTTGTGAGCTCAGCCGGTTCCATGCTGAGTAAATTTACAGCCTCTTATGTCACTG TGGCTACAAACTACAGGATTTAA